In the genome of Neovison vison isolate M4711 chromosome 4, ASM_NN_V1, whole genome shotgun sequence, the window AAATTTAGCCTGAAGAGTCATAgagaaaaacagtaattcaaaaaaaGCACatcattctaaatatatataatgtgcaCAAAACCCTAAAAAAACCCGTTTATTGAGAAATCTATGTATTGCCATACaatgatattaataattattataaatcacaaaacacaaaaaggtTTGTGGTCTCTGCTTAAGGAGGCAAAAAAACCATGAGATTATTCTATGAATTCTATGGCCCAAATCCAGGAATAAACCAAATGTCTATCGGTAGGGAATCCGTTAACTGATTTAGTCAATGGGAGATTATACACATATTAAAAGTGAAgagacatatacatacataaagaatctctctcacacacacaggaaaTGTCCATAAtgtggcatttattttttaatgttataaaacaaaaaaaagtatccaATGTAACCCATCTCTATGTGTTTATGTGAGACTCACCAACTATATCCATGTTGTCAAATCCAAGTTTCTTTGTTATCTTTCTTGACCTCAGAGTAGCATGTGATGCAGTTCATTCTCAACTTCAAGTGCATTCTCCTCTTGCTTCTTATGACACCACATTTTCTtgggtttcttcctggttcttccTTACCTATTTCCTCTTTTCCTGCTCTCTGACTGACCTCAATAATTGGAGTACTTTGTGGCCTGGTATTGGACTCTATTCTTTTCCTgggctttattttcttccttggtgATCTTACAAGGTCTTTTGGCTTTCAATACCATCCAAAAACTGAAGACTCGAGATTTTTTATTTCCAATCTGATTTTTCTTGCCAGCTTCACATTCTTTTATGTTCCAGGTCAACTTGACAACACACAGCAATCTACAGACTAAAGCTTGTATTTTGACCTGTTGCCTTCCAAAATCTGTCTCTCCTAACTCTAAAGCATCACTGTATCTGAATTAGTTCTTGTCTTTATACCTTAACCAAGTTGCCCCTTAGTGCCTCTGCTCTGATCTCTCTTACTTTCATTCTGGTTCTTAGATACACTAAGCTCATGCTTGACTCAGGACCTTTGCGCCATGTGGTGTTCCCTCTCCCTAGAATTCTCTTCCTTCTGATTTTCACTTGATTAATCATTTCTTGTCATTCAGatcttaaatgtcacctcctcagggagCTCTTCCCTGAATACCATATCTAAAGTTGCTCTCATCCCCAGTGCTCTCtacacattttgttttattcataacACATTTTAATATCTCTCTATTGAAATAGTCTCCATTATAGTAGGAAATCCATCCATTTTGTTAACACCCATAACCAGAATACTTTTGAAGATTTCTTGGCACAGAATAGATGCTCAAGTAATGTATATGAGTACACTGAAATTAAATTCAGAAAGATACATACCATATAGTTAACAGTTATTGCTTCTGAGTGAAGAGTAGTAGTGGAGGTTAATTATAAATTGACTTTCACTTTCTACCAAGATACGTTTCACTTTGTCCTAAATGATTTGAAAGGACATTGTGTTACTTTAACAATTAGAAAagttaataaacattttcagtTAGCAAAAATCGTTGATAAAATTGTGATGcttaaaataaacactttaatTGGAAGATCAACTTACGTGGGATACTTTCTTAAGAGTGTTAGGTAAGTAGTGTGTtactatatatagtaaaatatctATGATTTTGTAAAAGCTCTGAAACATGAAGCAGCAGAAACTTTTCACCCAGTTCTCTTTCCTTTGATCTTGACCGCCATATCTCTTGTTAATCATTTAAATTGATTTCTTCTTCAAAAGGTAACAAGATCCAGCCACTAGCTTGACAATAACACATGCTTATTTTTCTCcagattattatattttacattgcTATTTGATATGTTCACCTTGAACATTTTGTGTTTTGTCCTTTTCATAAGCATGAAACTAAACTTGCAAAATTAGCTGTTGTTACCAGATCTGAATGTTAAGTCAGCATCTGTTTGAGAGACCTTCAACTTATCAAGTATTGCAGGTCTCTGATTGTTTTGGAACCTCTTCTGATACCTGTGGACTTAGTTCAAggccagttatttttttttttttctaataggaTGAACAAATGGTTAATTGTTTGCTTTGGTCACTCAAATGTAGGATCTTACCTTATATAAGTCTAGCTGGAGTCTCTGTTCAGTGACATCCTTACCTTTCTAATCACAGACTCTCCTCCTCAGAAGTTTTGCATTAGATTTGCAAAATGATGACCATATCTTTGATCTGGGGGATTGTTGTAGCAGTGTGCTGTTGTTTATGGCTTATTCTTGGAATGAGGAGAAGGTAAGGAAAGTTTTATCTTTAAGCTGCAttttagttcattcatttaaagTTCTTTTACCTTCATTGTCATATAATAAATCGGGTGTTCTGTACTTATGCTCActagcattttcttcctttttttaaccaaaagaactttaaatttaaaatatgatttaaaaattcgAAGTGGCATCTTATTACATCTAACAAAATATTGAATGACCATGCTTCCCTTCTAGTATTGACATACCCATGGTCATGCAAAAATGTACAAACTTGTTAAACATAGGTGAcagaaattttataagaaaattttattctctGTGTATGTTTCTGGGTGCATATAAAGAAGAAGTCTGGGTTAGTAAGGTTACAAGTGGTAAGTGGGATCTGCATTGGAAAAAGTTTCTTTCTAGCATGAGGATTAAATAGATGCTCTGACTAAATGCATGTTCTCTTCTCAGCTAGTTCTTGTGCACTGTATAGACTCAGCCTATGTTTGGACAAGAACACAGAGCCTGCATTGGTCATTCTATTACCTTCTTTTTATTAATGATAATCAACTATGGTAAATTGGGCAACTACTAAATTTAGGTAACATCACTTctatttatgtcatttatttataattggttcaagaagacaagaaatacaAATAGGGTAACATACATAGCCATATTTATTTACCTTCTGATTGGCTCAAAGAGTATTTTGGGGAGGGTTATGTCAGTGTTCTGTTATGTCAATCtccaaaagataaaattatcCACAGCATATCTTCAGCTATGTAGAAGTCTATGTGTTGTCTCTTGTTCACAagttagggtgtgtgtgtgtgtgtgtgtgtgtgtgtatgcatgtgctttAAGGTATTTTAATTCAGGTTTAATAATTTCTAGTTTTAGTTAACTTTACTTATCTTTGAAGTCATAAAatgaacataattattttatgctAAGTAGTTCTGTCAAGAGGGATATCAGTGTATGATGGaaaattaatattctttaataaaaatacttaaaatagcaTGAAagactgtgtgtcaactatacttcaataaaaaagagaCCTCAAATAGTATGAAAGAGTGTTGAATCACAGTTGGTGATCCTGTCAATATTTATCTTacctaatttcattttaaaataaactaatttctcaaataaaattctTCTTATCTTCAAGAATCATCACAGAATAATAATATCTTTAAACTATGAAGATTTTGAAAACTTCAATTTTGCCATCTTCTCTGCAATTCAGTATTctatatctttaaagaaaacaatcaaataaacattttgagAGACTCAGGCAAATGATGTTTAGGAAAAATATGAACACTGGAATGTAGCTTCATCTGTACTGAGAGGCAGAATCTTGTTGGTCTTGATCCTTTAACCTCATCACTGGAAAAAGTGACTATCAACACAGTGgacatccaataagtgtttgtggaatgcatggatggatggatttagCAATCATTTTTACCAACATATCATGTTACTAGGTTAATATAACCCATTATTTTAGTAGAAGAGCAGGGTCCCATCAACAAGAGAACTACCTATAACTGTAGAGTTTTGAAGTTTGAAGTCAGTAGTAAAAGTTTAAATCAggtgtaaataaaaaaaatgcgtAATTTCCCATTCTCATCATATGTTTGTGTCTTACAGACAAATGGGTGAACCACCTCTGGAGAATGGGCTGATTCCATACCTGGGATGTGCTCTGAAATTTGGTGCCAATCCTCTTGAGTTCCTGAGAGCAAATCAAAGGAAACATGGTCACGTTTTCACCTGCAGATTGATGGGAAATTATGTTCACTTCATCACAAATCCCTTGTCATACCAGAAGGTGTTGTGCCATGGAAAATACTTGGATTGGAAAAAGTTTCACTTCAGTACTTCTGCAAAGGTAACCAGTTTCCCATTTATACAGCATTctgcttgttttctattttttagtatGTCAGTCTATTTAGCCTTTTGATGTTCTTAgacttaaaaatagagataatgaaGAGAGTTACCCTTCCATGGAGATTCTTAGAAATACAATGAATCCAATTAGACAGAATCTCTTGGTAATAATCGTTTCAAAAGTCAACATAGGTATAGATTTGTCATTTCTTAATCACctggaatgaaataaaaatgaaatattttactgaGCCAGATGGCGCTGTATCCGTAAGACAGGTACAAACGCCTTAGTTATCTACATAACTGACATGTTAGTTATCTCCGTGTCAGTTATCTGCATAATTCCCAGAGCACATGTGGTGGAAAGTGATCACTGAACAATTGTTTTACCACATTTTTGCCACACAATAGTTTACTTTTGTTAAGCAAGTGACCGGATATTTTGGCATCGCTTAGCAAAAAATATAGAAGAGAACTGATGATTCAGACAAATACGGATTAATACCAAATTAACGTGCCAGTAGATTCAGtagcataagaaaaataaaaaatgggcaactTGCATGGTTGAGGGACATCTCCCTGAAGAGCTAGAATTTCAACTTGGCCTTCCAGGAAGGGTAGGATTTGTCCATTTATTTGGAAAGTACTATGAACTTGTATGTGCAAAGGCCAATTTCCCTCCTGTCCTGTTTTTAACAAGTAGAGAATTATGAAAGTATCTAATCTGTTTTTCAGCCATTTTCTAGCACTGCATCTAGTTTAATCTCTTCTTTTCACACATTTCATTTGTCATCAGGCATTTGGGCACAGAAGCATTGACCCAAGTGATGGAAATACCactgataatataaataaaactttcatcAAAACCCTGCAGGGCGATGGCTTGAATTCCCTCACAGAAGCCATGATGGAGAACCTCCAACTTGTCATGAGACGTCCGCTGGTATCTAAATCAAAGATGTCTGCCTGGGTGACGGAAGGGATGTATTCCTTCTGCTACCAAGTGATGTTTGAAGCTGGGTATTTAACTCTCTTTGGCAAAGATCTTACAGGGCAAGATGCACAAAAAGGACTCATTCTGAATAACCTCGACCACTTCAAGGAATTTGACAAAATCTTTCCGGCTCTGGTAGCAGGCCTCCCTATTCATGTGTTCAAGACCGCACATCACGCTAGGGAAAAGCTGGCAGAGGGCTTGAGGCATGAGAACCTCGGAAAGAGAGACCGTATCTCAGAACTGGTCAGGTTTCTGAATGACATGCTTTCCACCTTAGACGACATGGATAAGGCTAAGACACACCTTGCTATCCTCTGGGCGTCCCAAGCAAACACCATTCCGGCGACTTTCTGGAGCTTATTTCAAATGATTAGGTAACTagcaatttatccatttatttctttattttaattgaaagTAGAAAAGCTactattttaactaaaaaaaaaagtcacagtacTTTATCATGCTATCGATCAAGAAGGTGACATTTACTTTATAAATGTTTAACAAGTATCAGTTCATCCAGTCCTCACAAAACTATAAGCAACCGTGCCTGGAACACACATCTTGTGAAAGCAGAGACCTTTCTAGGGGGAAAGAATGCACTGCGTAGGGTCAGTTTGGGTCACCTGGGCGTGAAATCCCCAGGCTGTTCCTCATGACATGCCTACTTAAATTGATGAATTCTGTCTTCAtaatcataaaaatgtttttaagtgatTCTGGCTCatggacagagaaagagcagtgCCTATGCCTTAGTTGTTTGTGTATTAACAGTTTGTTTCTATCCCGTTAATTCTGTCTTAGTGTTTCTTTGACCAACTATGATAGCTACGGATCAATCCTACTGATTATTATTGACGGGCTTTGGCTCGATTTTACCTTTTAAATGTATGCAACAAAAACTCTGTATGCAGCATTTACTTTACATAACATGATTGTGTTCCAAAGTGTTAATGTTTTGGAAATTTGACGTTCAAATGGTTTATTGGATTATTTTGGTTATATTGTGTGGTTCGTCTCACATGGAGACAAAATTACTACTCTGTAGCATTGGGAATGCCAAATTTCCAATGATGGCTGATAGTTTTTATGTCTTTAATGTAACAAGTATTTAGGGGAGCCAGTGTCCCATCAGGCTCTACCCTGAGCATGGAGCGTGCTCAAGATTCTTCCACTGCCCCTCTCTGCCACTCAtgcatgcgtgcatgtgtgcgctctctctctctctctctcaaaaaaaaaaaaattagaaacaatatcAGATATAAAAACCCAATACTAATCTGTCTCAAATGTTAAATGTCTTGCCAAGTTTTTACTTGATAGACCTCAATCCAGAATAAATTCATGTATTTTCAGTAAGGCTATGACATCAGTGTAGTATTATAAACAGTAGCCCTTTTATGACAGTCACACATACACCTATTAGTGAACATTTCTGAGACTGAATTTACTGCAGTCATGTTATATAAATCCCTCCCCATGGCACTAAGGATCCAGTAAATGTCCGTGCACTAAAACGCACTAAACATTCGTTTTACAAGTTAAAGTGCTAGAAcaatataagaaaggaaaaactgtTGTTCTACATGAAATCATGGTATGGGTTTTAAGAGTAAATTTTTATATCCGCTTGCAAGTAAGGTAATCCTTTATAATTGTTATCTCACAGGCAATTTTCCTTCTCAATTGCTATGTATATGACGAATTTGACCATTTAATTCTTAttagaatcatttatttataaaatatggcCAAAGTTTTACTTTTGTGTtgcaaaatcctttttttcccccaaaatcttTTAAGGCAACAATTCTTGCTAATATCCAAGGACttaacacaattttaaaaggaGTAAAAAGTAATTGGGAACGTCCTTTTCCCACCTTCTCTGGTATCTTGACTGCCTAGTTATAAGAAGAGGCAAACGTCTATCCATTTGCTGATCTTTTGGtgcagaaaatatttgttttctgtacatctcttcttttctccacttttgCTAGGAGCCCTGAAGCAATGAAAGCTGCTACTGAAGAAGTGAATAAAACACTAGAAAATGCTGGCCAGAAAATCAGCTTTGACGGCAGTCCTATTTGTTTGAATCAAATGCAACTGAATGACATGCCCGTGTTAGGTATGCTTACTATGTTACATTTCATTTACTGTGTCCCACAAATAGTAATCGTCAATATCTATTATGCACTTACCTGTAGGCATTAAGCGAAGTATTTCCTATGCGTTGTCCTGTTTGATCCTCACCACAATCCTATGACTGGTGACTAGTTTCTATAGAACAGATCAGGAAATtgacacagaaaggttaagttcATACATGGGATGGAATGGTGAAACCAGATACAGAGCTAATGTGGGCTTCCTGACCCTATCTTCTCAACTGTTTCTCTGCCCTGCCCTACTCtgtcttctttattattattatccttaccACGGATGTTATGATTAATGGGAGCATattactcatttttattaaataaaggaggaaaaagtacCATCAAGACACCACGATTTGCTGTATGGGTTGAGTGGTGAGATAGAtggttattttgcatttcttatttTTGCATCTCTATGttttacagaaatacaaaagtaCTCTATTTTTATAGTGATatagagttttctttttgttttgtgactTCTCTCTTGAGGAAAGAGCCCCGTGCATGTTGTTAGAAGCAGCAGGTCTTAGGGGAAGGGACCGTGAGGCCAGAAGCATATGTTCTAGATTGGGTTCTGCCCACCACGGAAGACCCCAGACATGTCACTCATTTTGGGAGGACTTGCTTTTCTCGTTTGTAAAAGAAAGGGCTAACATGTTATGATTTTACACACGGTCATATGATGATCACCTAAAACATGACCGCTAAAATGTTAGAAGCTAGAAGGTTGGGCAAGACCCTCTCATTGTATCTGCTTATTTTAGCTATTTTCAGGGTGGTTCTTTTTGCCCCTTTACATCTTTACCAGACAGTAGGGCATTATCGTACACCATCAGGGGGCATAATCATGAAAATGGGGTCTTGGAAACACTGAACCGAAGTGGCATTGAACATCTGGAAAAACATTTCTGTATGAAAATGATACCAGTATATTAAATCTCAGAAGCAATAAACTTTGAATAATTCACACAAGTGATTTACTGATTTCTCTAATTGTATTAGATGTCTAGTGTCATGTAGAAATAAGACTATTTTTCCATAAAGTTATAAAAGTCTAGTTGTCATTGATGATCAAAAAGATTATATCTTTATGAAATGATTACTATAAACTCAAATTGTCAGGTAAAAACGACTTTCAGACACAAGTGAATCACTGATTACAGCGTAgtggcaacagaaaaaaaaaaaaaaacgggaaaGTTTTATTTGGCCAGCTTCCCCTAGTTTGTTCACAAGTTTGTTCTTGTGTCATATGCTCTTAGCAGTATTTCAGACTCCATATTAGGAGGTCTTTAAATAATtgatttgttcttccttttctcctcctcctcgttttgtcctttaaaaatatgtagatagCATCATCAAGGAGTCTCTGAGGCTTTCCAGTGCCTCCCTGAACATCCGGACTGCCAAAGAGGACTTCACTTTGCACCTCCAGGACAGTTCCTATAACATCCGCAAAGATGACATCATAGCTCTTTACCCACAGTTGATGCATTTCGATCCAGAAATCTACCCAGACCCTTTGGTAAGTGACTGTTCATCAAAACTCAATATCCAGGTGATATTCACCCAGatggaaataaagaggaaatttaccagggcacctgggtggctcagtcgcttacacattggactcaggtcatgatctcacgggtcatgagatggagccccacatgttgggctctgtgctcggttgggagtctgcttaagattatgTCGCTCCCGCTCCCTCTGCACTTCCCCACCAAaggcatactctctctctctctctttaataaataaataaataaattttaaaaataatgaggacATTTACTATTGCAGAATTGATTTTAACCACTGAAGCCGTAGGCATTGTCTTCTTACTTTTGTGCAATATTcataaattttggaaaaattggaTGATGGTCTGAACtttacaatttctttctttcttttttttttaaagattttatttatttatttgacagagagaaatcacaagtagatggagaggcaggcagagagagagagagggaagcaggctccctgccgagcagagagcccgatgcgggactcgatcccaggaccctgagatcatgacctgagccgaaggcagcggcttaacccactgagccacccaggcgcccatgaactTTACAATTTCTGATACTTGTCATTGCATCAGCTCTGCTAGATTATGTTTATGATCATGATAACAAAGCTGctgtctttcttttcccttaatAACTGCCTGCTCCCAAATCCAGGAAATTAGAGGCTAATATATATATGTCTCTTCTTGTTTTGCCCTAATGGAGGAAATAGTCCCCCAGGCAGGATGGAAGGTATAATAAAGCCTTTTATGTTTCCCTTCGTTCTTGTTAAGCTCCTATTCCTTATTAATTTCTGAGTCGAAGTGGGGAATTTGCTAAATTGCCATTAGATtggattaaaaaggaaaattattctttGGAGCGTCCAGGtcaagaaacagataaattccttTGGAACTAGCTTATAGTTgtgttctctttgtatttttattgcagACCTTTAAATACGATCGATATCTTGATGAAAATGGGAAGACAAAGACCACCTTCTATAGTAACGGAGTAAAGTTAAAGTATTACTACATGCCCTTTGGGTCAGGAGCGACAATTTGTCCGGGAAGAATATTTGCTGTCCAGGAAATCAAACAGTTTTTGATTCTGATGCTTTCCTATTTTGAACTGGAGCTTGTGGACAGCCAGGTTAAATGTCCCCCTTTGGACCAATCCCGTGCAGGCTTGGGCGTTTTACCACCATTAAATGATATTgagtttaaatataaattcaaacaTTTGTGAACATATGGTTGGAAGCAGAGGACATGAGATGATGTTACCAGCCTGCAGAACACCATCATGGACAGTCGCCTTTGGCAATGGTGGCACTGAGTCAGCGTGGTCCAGCTCCATCCTTGGATGCTTGCTTCTGAATCTAAACATTTTGGTGGCAGTTTCCAGATGCTATCTCAGACTGTGCTAGTGAAAAACCCTTGTTTCTAGAAGCACaatcatatgttttcatttgaatAAGTCAGTGAATGTTCATCTAGCCAGGcactgaaattattttcagaggaaaatgtctcttttttttccacaatGAAGATATTCCAATTGGCaaaaggttcttttctttttttttttcctaaggaaacagctttatttttataaaaacaacccAATAATTATGAAAAAGGTACAAATTCACGTTTTAGTGAAACCACATGATTTTTTGACTAGctatagaatatatttttcttttttcgtttTTAGAACATAAACCTTATATTGTCCAGCACCTGTGGTAGTTTCATGCCTCTCTAAAGATAGCAGGAAGTTtagagcattatttttttaaaaaagggtgagTAGGCATAGCCCGAAGTCCGTAACTATCTAACCATATGGGAATGTGCTCTTAGTACAACCAAATCCACACCTGACATGCTCCCCATCAGAGTCAAATGTAGATGTATATTATAAAAGatatattaaatgattttatcatgctttttaatcaaaagaaaacatttttttggcTTTCCCTGTAGGCAGTATTAGGGCTTTCAAAATGGTGACCTTGGTGTCCTGAAAATACTAAAGgctgttttaatattttctcttcatgCTTTAATGTATTTTTGCTGGAAACTCTAATGTCTGTGTCAGGTTTCAACTATCTCATCTATATTTTCATTAGATTCCATACTCCATTTTTTCCAAGAAGGCAGTTTTTCTGGTACTACTACTAACCATGCATCAATGAAGAGAATGTAGCTCTCCTGTGAtagcttttaaaatgaaaatgatgaaaatCACCATTTGAAAGCCTTGgatataaaacatacaaaaattcattaactattatgttttatttaaatacattttatctttaaatgacTTGTAGTTGAAGGAAAAGTAATTGAAGGCTAGATAGTAGTGTTTAACTACTGCTCACAACATTCctttggtaaaatattttaaacattggaCTTACCATTTATGCCACTTTTATTGAtacttttgtatgtatatattcttttgagagagagagagagcacacgcatgcatggggttgtgggggaggggcagaaagggagggagagagagagaatctcaagcagcctccataCCCAGTAGAGCTGGACCTgcggctcgatctcatgaccctgagatcacaatctgagctgaaatcaagagtccgactgttgactgagccactcaggtgcctcttatatatgtatttatatgtaaattatatttcccttttctcttgtcTACAAATACTGAGAAAATATTGTAACATTTAGATAATTTTGAAATGATTcacttttcagaaataaaagtatGAATGTGTGTAATTTTAAGTTCTTAAATCATCAGAATGTTTAAGACATTCACCTAGTAACAAGCTGCAACAGTTTTGTTCATTAATCATCtcttagaaaaagtaaaatagtcATTCACTCAAAAATCTCCTCCATATTTCATACAAGccattgaagatttttaaatctgGCTATTCAATATTACTGTAGGTTATGTAGGATATGtaggttattttatatattaagaaaagCAAACCTATTTAGATATGGTACAAGATGAATGAAATTCCATCTTATAACAAATTGTTTTCAACTAAATTTCTAATTGCAGTTCCCTAATATATTTGATAGCATACAAAAGATACATCTTTCTGCATCTTTTTTCTTGTAGAGCAGGGGTCAGCGATTGGTCATGACTGTGGGCCAGAGGTGCCTctccacctgtttttttttttttttttgatggactGAAatctaagaatggtttttacatctTTAAAGGGTTGCAAGAAaatcaaagattatttatttatttatttgacaaagagagagagatcacaagtagacagaaagacaggcagagagaaagaagcaggctccctgtctagcagagcgcctgatgcagggcttgatcgcagcaccctgagatcatgacctgagccaaaggcagacacttaacccactgagccacccaggcttccccccctttaaaaaatttttttgattattcatttatttatttgacacagggggagagagagagagatattacaagtaggcagagatgcaggcagagagagaagaggaggttgcaagaaaataaaaatagtatttcatgacatatgaaaattacatgaaattcagaTTTTCTCCAACCACAAGTGAAGTTTTATGGGGATGTGGAGCCAATGCATTTTGTGTTCGTGTCTGGGGCTGCTCTTGCAATGGAGTTGCAGAGCTGAATAGTTGCAGCAGAGACCATGTGTTTGTAAAGCTTCAAACACACATTAGGTTGTAAAGCCTAAAAGAGGTATGTCAAAGGCTAAATGTATCCAAGGGTTACTGTGGTCCAGATCCAAGCTTGAACACTTTCCTTGCACGATTTCTTTGGATCCTCGTAGGAGTTCTGTGGGGTGCTTGTTCTATCACCCCTATAttacagaggagagagaaggaactcTGGAAAGTTTAAGGTCACTGCCCCAAGGTTGTAGTGCTGGCAAGTGGCAGAGTATTGGAATCCAAGTTTTTCCTACTCCAGAGCCAGCATTTTTTCACTTGGTGGCACGTTAAAGTGACAGTCTGTCTTTTTAAACTCAGGTCATGGAGGGTAAGCCACAGTAAACAAAATCCATGATGTCATTTCTGTCCTAAAACCTCCACGGTTTGGGAGCATCACTTGGCCATGCTCAGTGGGTCCAGGGTTGCTAGGATGCTGGGGACCCCTCTCTGC includes:
- the LOC122903959 gene encoding cytochrome P450 7A1, whose translation is MMTISLIWGIVVAVCCCLWLILGMRRRQMGEPPLENGLIPYLGCALKFGANPLEFLRANQRKHGHVFTCRLMGNYVHFITNPLSYQKVLCHGKYLDWKKFHFSTSAKAFGHRSIDPSDGNTTDNINKTFIKTLQGDGLNSLTEAMMENLQLVMRRPLVSKSKMSAWVTEGMYSFCYQVMFEAGYLTLFGKDLTGQDAQKGLILNNLDHFKEFDKIFPALVAGLPIHVFKTAHHAREKLAEGLRHENLGKRDRISELVRFLNDMLSTLDDMDKAKTHLAILWASQANTIPATFWSLFQMIRSPEAMKAATEEVNKTLENAGQKISFDGSPICLNQMQLNDMPVLDSIIKESLRLSSASLNIRTAKEDFTLHLQDSSYNIRKDDIIALYPQLMHFDPEIYPDPLTFKYDRYLDENGKTKTTFYSNGVKLKYYYMPFGSGATICPGRIFAVQEIKQFLILMLSYFELELVDSQVKCPPLDQSRAGLGVLPPLNDIEFKYKFKHL